A window of Micromonospora eburnea genomic DNA:
CGCGGCGCTTCCGGCGTCCGGATAGGGTCGTGGGTATGACCCACCAGGTGCACGCCTTCGAGCCGCCGGAGCGGTTCGTCGCCGGAACCGTCGGCCCGCCGGGGGAGCGCACGTTCTTCCTCCAGGCGCGGGGTGGTGGTCGGCTGGTCAGCGTCGCGCTGGAGAAGGTCCAGGTGTCCCTGCTCGCCGAGAAGCTGGAGGAGCTGCTCGCCGAGGCGCAGCGCCGGTTCGGCGTCCAGCTGCCCGAGGCGCCCGCCTCGGCCGGCGACAACGACCCGCTGGACACCCCGGTCGACGAGGAGTTCCGGGTCGGCACGCTGGGCCTGGCCTTCGACGTGGACTCCGCCACCGTGGTGATCGAGGCGATCGCCGCCGGTGAGACGGAGGTCGCGGTCGCGCTGGGCGAGGCGGACGACGACGAGGACGAGGACCCGGACGAGTCGGACGACGACCTGGACCGGCTCCGGGTACGGCTGACCCCCGAGGCGACCCGTGCGTTCATCGAGCGGGCCCGCCGGGTGGTCAACGCCGGCCGCCCGCCCTGCCCGCTCTGCGGACAGCCGTTGGACCCGGCCGGCCACCTCTGCCCGCGGCACAACGGCTATCACCGGTGACCTCGTCGGAACTTCAGCCCCGACAGGACGGTGCCGCCGCGCTGCGGCTGCTCACCGACGGTGAGCTCGCCCTGGAGGGGCGGCTGGTCGACGCCTCCAACACCACCCTGCGCGGGATCCTCACCCTCGACGGGCTGACCGCCCGCTGTGTCTACAAGCCGGTCCGGGGCGAGCGTCCGCTCTGGGACTTCCCGGACGGCACGCTCGCCGGCCGGGAGGTCGCGGCCTACCTCGTGTCCCGGGCCACCGGGTGGGATCTGGTGCCGCCGACGGTGCTGCGGGACGGGCCGTTCGGGCCCGGCTCCTGCCAGCTCTGGATCGACGAGCCGGAGGAGGTCGAGCCGCTGGTCGGGTTCGTGCCGGCCGCGGCGGTACCGGCGCGCTGGTTCCCGGTCGCGGCAGCCCGCGACGACGACGGTGCCGAGTACGCCCTCGCCCACGCCGACGACCCACGCCTGGCCCGGCTGGCTGTCCTCGATGCGGTGATCAACAACGCCGACCGCAAGGGCGGCCACGTGATCGTGGGCCCGGCCGACCAGATCTACGGGGTGGACCACGGCGTCTGCTTCCACGTCGAGGACAAGCTGCGGACGGTGCTGTGGGGCTGGGCCGGCCAGCAGCTCCCGCCGGATGCGGTGGAGATGCTGGCCGGGCTGGCCGGGCAGCTCACCGGACGGCTCGGCGACGAGCTGTCCGAGCAGCTCACCATCGGTGAGGTCGCCGAGCTGGCGGCTCGGGTGGACCGGCTGCGGGAGACCGGCCGGTTCCCGCTGCCCCCACAGGACTGGCCGGCGATGCCCTGGCCGCCCATGTGAGCCGCTGTCGCGTTGATCACTCCGGGCCCGCCGCCCGAGCCCGTGACGGATCGTTAGGCTGGCGGTCATGGAGTCTTGGGTGGGGCACGAGGTGCCACGGCTGCCGGGCATGGGCCAGCCACTGAGGTTGTACGACTCGGCGCGGCGAGGTGTCCACCCCAGCCAGCCCGGCGGCGTCGCCTCGATGTACGTCTGCGGCATCACCCCGTACGACGCGACGCACCTCGGGCACGCCGCCACCATGATCACCTTTGACCTGGTCCAGCGGATGTGGCGGGACGCCGGCCTGACCGTGCGGTACGTGCAGAACGTCACCGACATCGACGACCCGCTGTTGGAGCGGGCCGAGCGCGACGGCGAGGACTGGAAGGTCCTGGCCATGCGGGAGACCGCCCTGTTCCGGGAGGACATGGAGGCGCTGCGGATCATCCCGCCGGCGCACTACGTGGGCGCGATCGAGTCGATTCCGGACATCGCCGAGAAGGTCCTCGTGCTGCTCAAGGACGGCGCGGCGTACCGGCTCGACGACGGCACCGGCGACGTCTACTTCGACATCACCGCCGCGCCGGCGTTCGGCTACGAGTCCAATCTGTCCCGCGAGCAGATGCTGGAGATCTTCCCGGAGCGCGGTGGCGACCCGGACCGGACCGGCAAGCGCGACCCGCTCGACCCGCTGCTGTGGCGTGGCGCCCGGGCGGGTGAGCCGTCCTGGCCGGGTGGTGACCTGGGCGCCGGCCGACCCGGTTGGCACATCGAGTGCACCGTGATCGCCCTGAACCTGCTCGGCGACCGGATCGACGTGCAGGGCGGCGGCAACGACCTGCTCTTCCCGCACCACGAGTGCTCGGCGGCGCACGCCGAGCGGCTGACCGGAGAGGCGCCGTTCGCCGCCCACTACGTGCACGCCGGCATGATCGGGCTGGACGGCGAGAAGATGTCGAAGTCCAGGGGCAACCTGGTCTTCGTCTCGCGGTTGCGGGCCGACCGGGTGGACCCGGTGGCGGTCCGGCTGGCCCTGATGAGCGGGCACTACCGTGCTGACCGCTCCTGGACCGACGAGCTGCTCGCCGTGGCGCAGCAGCGGCTGGCCCGCTGGCGGCAGGCCGCCGCCGCGCCGTCCGGGCCGTCCGGGGCCGAGCTGCTGGCCGGGGTACGCGCCCGCCTCGCCGAAGACCTCGACACCCCCGGTGCCCTGGCGGTGGCGGACGCCTGGGCCGAGCAGGCCCTGGCCGGCGTCGCCGCCGACGCGGAGGCCCCGAAGCTCTTCGCCGACACGGTCGACGCCCTCCTCGGCATCCGCCTCTGACCGGCGTTCCCGGACCCACCCACCCGCCGCCCCAGGGCGACAAGATCCCGCTCGATCCATGAAGTAGTGGCCTCGTCGTGCCGGTGAGGCCACTACTTCCGCGTTCGATTGTGATCAATCCAGGGTCGACGTCACCGCGGGCGGCGGGCGGGATCAGCCGAGGACGAGGCCGGGATCGGGGTCCGGGTCGGGGGCTGGGGCGGGGATCTTGTACTCCTCGGTGAGGGTGGTCATCGGGCCGGGCCAGGTGGCCTGGGCGACCTCGATCGGCTTGCGCCGCTCGTCGTACGCGATGTGCAGCAGGTGCAGCACCGGGGTGTCCGGCCGGATCTGGAGGGTCTCCGCCTCCTCCCGGCTGGGCTGGCGCGCGCTGATCGTGTCGGTCGCGGTGACGTACCGGCGGCCGGTGGCCTCCTCGGCCTCCTGGTAGAGCGGGCGGCCGAACGCCTCGGCCCGTTCCAGCGAGGTGCCGGCGGTGTCGCCGGGCAGGAACCAGGAGGCGCCCACCTCGACCGGTGACTCGTCGGTGCGGACCAGGTGCCGGCGGCAGAGCAGGTCGGTGCCGTCGGGCACGCCGAACGCGTCGGCCACCTCGGGCGGGGCGGGGGCGCGGCCGACGGAGACGAGCTGCTGCCGGTACCGGGCGGCCAGGTCGGTGTGGTAGCCGCGAAAGCCGCCGTACCGGCCGCGGGAGAGCCGGTTGAGCCGGCGCCGGGTGCCCCGGACGTACGTACCGGAGCCGGGTTTGGTGATCAGGATGCCCTCGACCCGCAGCTGGTCGACGGCGCGTTGCACGGTCTGCTTCGCGACGCCGAACATCTCGGCGATGGCCGGGATGGACGGCAGTCGCTCGCCCGGCCCCCAGTCGCCGCGGCGGACCTGGGCCTTGAGCTGTGCGGCGATCTGCCGGTGCGGGAACTCCGCCGCCCCCGGGTTGATCTGCATGCCCGCCTCCTCATGGCAGCTAGGTTCCTAGGATGCCCTAGCGGCGGTGACCACGCCACCCCCGACACGAAGAAACCGGGCCCCGCACGGAGCCCGGTTCCCCGAGTGACTACCAGGAGCCGGCGGTCGGGCCGGCGGAACCGCCGCGGCGGCGCAGGTACTTCTCGAACTCCTGGGCGATCTCGTCCCCGGTCAACGGGGTGATGCCGGCGTCGCCGACCCGTTCCTCCAGCTCGCGGACGTACTCGCCCAGCTCGGCGTCCTGCTCGGCGGCGCTGCGCACCCGCCGCTCCCACTCGGCGGCCTCCTCGGCCAGGTCGGCCATCGGCACCGGCAGGTCGAGAACCTCCTCGACCCGGTGCAGCAGCGCCAGGGTGGCCTTGGGGCAGGGCGGGTTGTTGGCGTAGTGCGGCACGTGCACCCAGAACGACACCGCGTCGACCTCGGCCCGGGTGCAGGCGTCGTGCAGCACCCCGACGATGCCGGTCGGCCCGTCGTAGCGGGTGGGGGTGAGCTGGTAGCGCTTGGCGGCGTCGACGTCCGACGCGCTGCCGCTGATCGGCAGCGGCCGGGTGTACGGCACGTCGGCCAGCAGCGCGCCGAGCAACACCACTCGCTCGACCTCCAGGCTGTGGCAGATCTCCAGCACCTGCTCGCAGAAGGTGCGCCAGCGCATGCTCGGCTCGATGCCGCGGATCAGCACCACGTCCCGCTCGGTGCCCGCCGGGCTGGCCACCATGAAACGGGTGGTCGGCCACTCCACCCGGCGGGTCTCGCCGTCGGCCATGGTGATGGTCGGCCGGCTCACCTGGAAGTCGTAGAAATCCTCCGGGTCCAGCTCGGCCACCTGCCGGGCCTCCCAGACCTGCTCCAGGTGCTCCACTGCGGCGGTGGAGGCGTCCGCGGCGTCGTTCCAGCCCTCGAAGGCCGCGATGGCGACCGGGGAGCGCAGCACCGGCAGCCCGTCGAACTCGGTCACGCCGTCACCCCGCCCCGCTCGTCGGGAGCGTCGCCGGGTCGCTGCCCGGACGTCTGCCCGCCTACGACAACTCCAGTTCGGCGCGTCTGACGCCGCGCCGCGACCTGGCGCCGTCGCACGGTCGCGTCCCTGATGTCCTTCACGCCCGTCAGCCTACGTGCCAGCGCGGGAAGCGGCCCGCCGGCCGCGCCGGTCGGGACAGCGGACCACCCCGCCGAACCGGACGAAAGGTGCGGGCGTGCTCCCGCTCACAGTATGTGGGAAGGCGTGGTTGCGGTGACCCGGCGTGGGCCCGCCGCACTAACCTGGCTCTGTGCGGACTTCGTTGCTCGATGTGCTGGCAGAGCGGATCCTCATCGCCGACGGGGCGATGGGAACCATGCTCCAGGCGGCCGACCTGACGCTGGACGACTTCGACGGCCTTGAGGGCTGCAACGAGATCCTCAATCTGACCCGGCCGGACGTCGTGCGCGGTGTGCACGAGGCATACCTGGCCGCCGGAGCGGACTGCGTCGAGACCAACACCTTCGGTGCCAACCTGCCGAACCTCGCCGAGTACGGCATCGCCGGGCGGATCCGGGAGCTGTCCGAGGCGGGGGCGCGACTGGCCCGGGAGGCCGCCGACGCGTACGCGACGCCGGAGCAGCCCCGCTTCGTGCTCGGCTCGATCGGCCCCGGCACCAAGCTGCCCACCCTGGGGCACGCCGCGTACGCCACGCTGCGCGACGCGTACCAGCAGAACGCCGCCGGCCTGATCGAGGGCGGCTCGGACGCGCTGATCGTGGAGACCTGCCAGGATCTGCTCCAGGTCAAGGCCGCGGTGATCGGGTCGAAGCGGGCGATGGCCGAGCTCGGACGGCGGATTCCGATCATCTGCCACGTCGCCGTCGAGACCACCGGCACCATGCTGCTGGGCAGCGAGATCGGCGCCGCGCTGACCGCGATCGAGCCGCTCGGGGTGGACCTGATCGGGCTCAACTGCTCGACCGGCCCGGCCGAGATGGGCGAGCACCTGCGCTACCTGTCCCGGCACTCGCGCATCCCGCTGTCGGTGATGCCCAACGCCGGGCTGCCCGTGCTGACCGCCGAGGGGGCGTACTTCCCGCTGACGCCGGTCGAGATGGCCGACGCTCTGGAGCAGTTCGTCACCGACTACGGCGTGTCGCTGGTGGGCGGCTGCTGTGGCAGCACCCCGGAACACATCCGGGTGCTGGTCGAGCGGCTGCGCGGGGTGCGGCCGGTGGCCCGGGAGCCGCGGCCGGAGGCCGGCGTCTCGTCGATCTACCACCACGTGCCGTTCGCCCAGGACGCCAGCGTCCTGATGGTGGGGGAGCGGTCCAACGCCAACGGTTCCAAGGCGTTCCGGGAGGCGATGCTCGCCGGCGACTGGCAGGCGTGCGTGGAGATCGCTCGGGGCCAGGCCCGGGACGGCTCGCACCTGCTGGACCTCTGCGTCGACTACGTCGGCCGGGACGGCACGCAGGACATGCGGGAGCTGGCCGGTCGGTTCGCCACCGCGTCCACCCTGCCGATCATGTTGGACTCCACCGAGCCGGCGGTGATCGAGGCCGGGTTGGAGATGCTCGGCGGGCGCTGCGTGGTCAACTCGGTGAACTTCGAGGACGGCGACGGCCCGGACTCCCGCTACGCGCGGGTCATGCCGGTGGTGAAAGAGCACGGCGCCGCCGTGGTCGCCCTGCTCATCGACGAGGAGGGCCAGGCCCGGACCCGTGACTGGAAGGTGCGTGTCGCGGCCCGGCTGATCGAGGACCTGACCGGCCGGTGGGGGCTGCGCCGGGAGGACATCCTCATCGACGCGTTGACCTTCCCGATCGCCACCGGTCAGGAGGAGACCCGCCGCGACGGCATCGAGACCATCGAGGCGATCCGGGAGATCGTTTCCCGCTACCCGGGGGTCAACTTCACCCTCGGCATCTCCAATGTCTCCTTCGGCCTGAACCCGGCCGCCCGGCAGGTGCTCAACTCGGTCTTCCTGCACGAGTGCGTCCAGGCCGGGCTGACCTCGGCGATCGTGCACGCCAGCAAGATCCTGCCGATGTCGAGGATTCCCGACGAGCAGCGCGAGGTGGCCCTCGACCTGGTCTACGACCGCCGCCGCGAGGGCTACGACCCGGTGCAACGGTTCATCGAGATCTTCGAGGGCGTCGACGCGGCGTCGGCCCGCGCCACCCGCGCCGAGGAGCTGGCCGCGCTGCCGCTGGACGAGCGGCTCAAGCGGCGGATCGTCGACGGCGAGCGCAACGGCCTGGAGGCCGACCTGGACACCGCGATGGCCGAGGGCCGCTCGCCGCTGTCCATCATCAACGACCTGCTGCTCGACGGGATGAAGGTGGTCGGCGAGCTGTTCGGCTCCGGCCAGATGCAGCTGCCGTTCGTGCTCCAGTCCGCCGAGGTGATGAAGACCGCGGTGGCCTACCTGGAGCCGCACATGGAGAAGACCGACGACGACGGCGGCAAGGGACGCATCGTCCTCGCCACCGTCAAGGGCGACGTGCACGACATCGGCAAGAACCTGGTGGACATCATCCTGTCCAACAACGGCTACGAGGTCGTCAACATCGGCATCAAGCAGCCGATCAACGCGATCCTCGACGCGGCCGAGCAACACCGGGCCGATGCGATCGGCATGTCCGGGCTGCTGGTCAAGAGCACGGTCATCATGAAGGAGAACCTCGCCGAGATGGCCGCGCGCGGGGTCGCCGAACGCTGGCCGGTGCTGCTCGGCGGGGCGGCGCTCACCCGGGCGTACGTCGAGGACGACCTGCGGTCGATGTTCCCCGGGCAGGTGCACTACGCCCGGGATGCCTTCGAGGGGCTGTCCCTGATGGATCGGGTGATGGCCGCCAAGCGCGGCGGGGCGCCGGTGGTCGACCCGGAGCGGGAGGCCGCCCTGGCGGCCCGCCGCGAGCGGCGGGAGCGGCAGCGCGCCCTGGTGCGCGAGGCGCTGCCCGAACTGGACGACGCCTCCGTCCGCTCCGACGTGGCCACCGACGTGGAGGTGCCCTCGCCGCCGTTCTTCGGCACCCGCGTGGTCAAGGGGGTGCCGCTGGCCGACTACGCGGCGCTGCTCGACGAGCGGGCCACCTTCCTCGGCCAGTGGGGGCTGCGCGGCGCCCGCGGCGGCAAGGGACCGTCGTACGAGGAACTGGTGGAGACGGAGGGCCGGCCGCGGCTGCGCTACTGGCTCGACCGGCTCATCGCCGACCAGGTCCTGGAGGCAGCCGTGGTGTACGGCTACTTCCCGGCGTACGCCGAGGGCAACGATCTGGTGGTGCTGGACGAGAACGGGCACAGCGAGCGGGCCCGGTTCTCGTTCCCCCGGCAACGGCAGGAGCGGCGGCTCTGCCTGGCCGACTTCTTCCGGCCCCGGGGCGAGGAGTTGGATGTGGTGGCGTTGCAGCTGGTCACCGTCGGGCAGCCGATCAGCGAGTACACGGCGAAGATGTTCGCCGGCAACGAGTACCGCGACTATCTGGAGGTGCACGGCCTGTCCGTGCAGCTCACCGAGGCCCTCGCCGAGTACTGGCACCGGCGGATCCGGTCCGAGCTGACCCTGCCCGGTGGGCGTACCGTCGCCGACGACGACCCGGCGGACGTGGCCGGCCTGCTGCGCACCGACTACCGCGGCTGCCGGTACGCGTTCGGCTACCCGGCCTGTCCGGACCTGGAGGACCGGGCGAAGATCGTGAAGCTGCTGGGTGCGGAGCGGATCGGCGTCCAGCTGTCGGAGGAGTTCCAGCTCGTGCCGGAGCAGGCCACGGACGCGATCGTGGTGCACCACCCGGAGGCGAACTACTTCAACGCCAAATAATCGGGGCAAGTGCTCTGACCTGCACTTTCACCCCCGGCGAGGGTCGCTGAACCATGATCATGCCGTCTCCAGGCCGTCACCGGCTTCCGGGCCGTCGTCGGCCGCCTGGACCTCACCGAACGCCTTGTCGATGGCCCGCCGGGTGCGGTCCTCGCTGCTAGGCAGGAGGTGTGTGTAGGTCCGCAGGGTGAAGCCGGGATCGGCGTGGCCCAGGTAGGCCGACAGGGCCTTGATGCTCTCTCCGGCGTCCAGGAGCACCGAGGCGTAGGTGTGTCGGAGAACGTGCATTCCGTTGCGTCGATCCTCGGGTATGCCCGTGGCGCGGATCGTGGGCTTCCAGACGCCGGGGTTGAACCTGGAGCGACTGAGCGCGGTGCCGTCAGGAAGCGTCAGGTAGAGCTTGACGGTTACCGGCTCGCCGGTCGAAGTTCCCCACGGCAAGGTGACCTCGACGGGCGCGTACTGCTTGGCATGGGCCTCCAGGCGGCGGGCCACCGAATCGGGGAGGGGGACCTCTCGGGTCTTTCCGCCCTTGGGTAGGGCGAAAATCAGGGTGCCTCGCACGAGCTTGATTTGGCGGTTGACGTTGAGGATGGGGCGAGTTGCGTCCAAGTCGTCGGGACTTAAGCCGACGGTCTGTAAAGCAAGGCCGTCGGCTGATGCGGTCAGGGTTGGCCCGAGGATCGCTGGCGACCACCCACCGGGCGGGGCGGCTGCCGACAGCAACGGTGACAGCAAAGACGGGCTGACCAGGGCACGAGCCAGGTATACCCGAGGTCGGCGCGGAGCCATCCAGAGTTCCACTTCAACGTCTGCCCCTCGGGCGGGGTGACCAACTGGGTGACGACCGGGACGACCGACGCTGGACGCCCACGGACGATGGTGGACTGTTCTGGCAGCTCACCCCGGCTCCTGGCCCAGCTTATCGACGGTTGATCATTCTTTCGGGACGAAGAGGTCAGCGTGCCCGATGCGTGCCCGATGCAACGGTCAACACCGGCCTACAAGGGCACCCGGGGCAGCAGCACTCGGCACGCTGCGTGCTTCCTGGCCAGGCAGTGCGGCTACCGATGGTCTAGATCCAAACCGATTCCCAAGCTGAGGGTAGGCACCGTCAGCGCCGGCCCGGCCCTGGCCTGCTGTCGACCTCCGGCCGGCATCGGCCCAGCCGGCCGGCCACGCTGGCGGACGACCAGGACGAGGCGGACCGCCCTGGGTGATCAACTGGGTGACGACCGGGACGACCGACGCTGGACGCCCGCGGACGATGGTGGACTGTTCTGGCAGCTCACCTACGCTGCTCGCCCAGCTCATCGACGGGTGATCATTCTTTCACACCGAAGAGGACCGGCTAACCTTCTGCATGTGGACCGTCACGGCCAGTGCGACGTGAAGATCCAATCGAGGCCGTCTTCTCCTTGGCTGTCAAGGTGTTCGGCGCGATGTAAGCCGGCTCGCGCAGCGACCCGCTGGGAGGCTGTGTTCTCAGGGCGGACTCGGGCGATGACCGGATAGTCGGGGCGATGGGCGGTGGCCCAACCTACGACGGCCGTGGCTGCTTCGGTGGCTACCCCGTCGCCCCAGGCAGATGGATCGAGGCGATAGAACAGGTTCAGAATCTCGTGGTGCCTCAACTTCATGATTTTGATGCCGCAGAAGCCAAGGCCCTTGCGATCGGCATGGACGACCCAGTACCCGAAGCCCTGGCGCTGCCAGTGCTCATCCCACCGCTGGTAGAGGTCTTCCGCCTCAGCGCGGTTGCTCAGCATGTCGGCTGGGTTATGCGCGCAGGCTCGCGGGTCGCTGTGGATGCCGTAGATCAGGTCGATGTCGGCAGGAGTGGGGCGGCGCAGCGATAGCCGCGCGGTCGTCAGCTCCTCGTTGCCGAAACCTCGATTGCCCATCACGCAACTGTACGAGTTTGCTTCGCCTCTCCATGATGACCGTGCCCGGTCCGTGCCCGATGTAGCGGTCAACATGGGGTTGCAGCGGCCGTGCTGTAGGGACGATCCATCGACGCTGTGTGCCGGGCACCGGTTAGATGGCTACCCACGGTGTGGAAAATCCGATTCCCAAGCTGAGGTTAGGCACCTTCCAAACTGACCGTGCGAGGATGAGCGACCATGAGCGACGCCTGGAGCTTGCTGGACGGCAGAGCTGAGCGAGCAAGGCGCTCGTGGCCAGAGATCAGGTCGGCACTGCCTGTGGGTAAACGAGTCCGTGGCCGTGTCTTCGCGGCGATGCCGTTCGGCGTCTTCGTCGAGATCGACGGCCAGCCGGATGCGCTTGGCCTGGTGGAGGTAACCACGCTTCCGCACGGCAGCGAGCTTCCAGCTATAGGCGTCTACCTCGACTTGGTCGTGGTCGACCATGCCGCTCACAGCTGGCAGGTGCGGCTACGGTCAGCCGACAGCCGGGCGAGTCCAAGATCAGGCCGTATCCAGGCCGTCAGAGGTGAACCAAGAGCAACGAACGTTGACCACCGATGACAAATGAACGCGCAGCTCAGACGGCATCTTGTCCGTGTTGATCGACTGTGCCCTCACCTTTGATCAATACAACGCCAAGTAGTCGGGGCAGCCGAGAGGGCCCTGATGCTCTCTCCGGCGTCCAGGCGGCCCGCAACGGCCCGCACGCGCCGCCGCCTGGGCGCGCGCCGGCCGCTGCCGGTGTCGCTCTGCGGCCGTCACGCCTGATGCCCGACGGCTGGCGCGGAAAGCGGGAAGCCCGGAGGGCCGCCGCAGACGGTAGCGCCGAGAGTGGTTGAGGTTCGCGGGCCGGCAGCCGGCCGCGCCGCGCCCGAGCGACGCGACGAAGGGCACGCCGGGTCCGCGCGGCGGGTCGCGGCGGCGGACCGGTGGCGGTCACTGCGCCTCCGGCGGGGCACAGCGACTCCAGGATGGCCGGGGCTCCGTCCGCGCGTTGCTGTCCGCGGGTGGTTGCGGTAGCCACCCCGCCTGCCACCGACCCGGGCGAGCCGAGCAGACCACCGCCCGAACCGCCAGCGTCCGAACGTGCGTCAAGGTCCGCTTGACATGGCGGACCGGGCGGCGGCCCGCTCCGCAGCAGGGCGGGTCGGCGGCATACGGATGGCAGGTTGGCGCTGCGGGACGTGCCTCGATGGTCGGGCGGCCAGAGCATGAGGTGGGGCGTCCGAGGTTCGCGAGCGGTGGCGGCCAGTGTGCATCCGGTAGCCCTCGCTAATCGATCTGGCCGATTACTCATCGTACGGGCGGCGGCCGCGATCAGCGCTACTACTTTTCGTAGGTGCGTAGTCCGTTACCCATCGCGAAGAAGGTCGGGGCCCACTCGCCGATAAAGATGCCCCACCGGTCCGCGCGCTCGATGCCAGCATGTTCGAACCGCTTGGAAAGCAGCCAGCTTGTGAACGCCAGGCCGACACTTACCATGCCGGCCGCGTAGCAGTGTTCAGCCTTCAACCCCGAGTTGTGCAGCTGTTCCAACATCGGTGACCAGTCCTCTCTCTGGGTTCTCGCGCGGCACGACACCGCTTGAGCGCAGACGGGTTACCCGGCGCAACCAGAGCTACACGCCTCAGGGACACCGCGGCTCGTCCGGACCGATCCGACGAGAACCATCGGGCCAGGCAGTGGATCGCCCTGGGTGACCAACTGGGTGACGATTTTCCAGTCTCGCCAAGGTGGGCTCATCCAGATCGCGCCAGATCACGCCTTCACGGTGTCTGAGGCCATGTTCGGGTCTGCGGACACGATTTCCGGTAGCGGCCAACTGCGTCCGGGCGACTTGGCAGCGGATGGCCAGGTTGCGTCCACGGGAGTGGTGTACGACTTGCCCGTGATGGGCGTGTTGCGTAGATGAGAGACGGCCATCGCGTCGATCCTTCAAGACGACCAAGTCAGAGAAGGAAGAAGAGGACGCGATGGCCGCTTCAGCGAGTGTGAACCCTGTTGACCTGCTGCGCGAGCAGATCGAGGGCGCGTCGCCTGATGTGTTGCAGGCGATGGTGAAGACGTTCGCGCAGGCGTTGATGTCCGCCGAGGCGGACGCGGTCTGCGGCGCGGGATATGGGCAGCGCAGCGATGAGCGGGTGAACTCCCGCAACGGTTACCGGCATCGGGAGTGGGACACCCGCGCCGGGACGATCGACCTGGCGATCCCGAAGCTGCGGCACGGCAGCTACTTTCCGGAGTGGTTGCTCACCCACCGGCGGCGGGCCGAGCAGGCCTTGGTCTCGGTCGTGGCCACGAGTTACCTGCTGGGGGTGTCGACGCGGCGGGTGGAGAAGCTGGTCGAGCAGCTCGGGATCCGGCAGCTGTCGAAGTCGCAGGTCTCGGAGATGGCCGCCCACCTGGACGCGCAGGTCGAGGCGTTCCGCAACCGGCCCTTGGACTCAGGGCATTACACGTTCGTGTGGATGGACGCGCTGACGATGAAGGTCCGCGAAGCCGGTCGCACCGTCAACGTCCACGCGCTGATCGCTGTCGGCGTCAACGCTGACGGCCAACGCGAAGTCCTCGGCCTCGACGTCGCCTCCGACGAAGACGGCGCCGGCTGGCTGGCGTTCCTGCGATCGTTGACCGCCCGCGGCCTGTCCGGTGTCCGCCTGGTCATCTCCGACGCCCACGCAGGCCTGGTGCATGCCATCGGGGCGGCTCTGCCCGGGGCCTCGTGGCAGCGGTGCAGGACCCATTACCTGCGCAACCTGCTGACCAAGGTGCCGAAGTCCGCGCAGCCGTGGATCGCCACCCTCGTCCGGACGATCTTCGACCAGCCCGACGCCGACGCCGTCCGCGCCCAGTTCGACAGGGTCGTGACCACCATCGAAGCGAAGTTCCCGGCCGCGGCCGAGCACCTCGATGCCGCCCGCGACGACCTCCTGGCGTTCACCGGCTTCCCGCGTGAGATCTGGCGCCAGATCTGGTCCAACAATCCTCAGGAGCGACTGAACAAGGAGATTCGCCGCCGCACCGACGTCGTCGGGATCTTCCCCAACCGGCCGGCGATCATCCGCCTCGTGGGCGCAGTCCTGGCCGAGCAGACCGACGAATGGACCGAAGGACGCCGCTACATGGGCCTGGAACTACTGGCCAAAGCCCGCCTGATCACCGTCGACACCAGCCAACACGACACCGACCAGCCCGACGCGGCGCCGATCGCCGCATAGCATCAGAACGGATCACGCGATGGCCGTCTCTTACACCACCAGCGCGGACGTGACCGATGGCCAGCTGGTTCTGAGGATGAAGGATGCCCAAGCATGCCTCGAATTGAACACTCGGCGTAGCTGGCGGGGGGAGGTGAGCCTGTGGCAATGGGCCGACGACCCGGACACCGGGGAACGCGAAACCCTCGTCCAGAGGTCTGCCTGCTAGCCGCGCGAAATGTTGACCGAAGGTAGGCAGTCGAGCGCCGTCCCGG
This region includes:
- a CDS encoding DUF3090 domain-containing protein; protein product: MTHQVHAFEPPERFVAGTVGPPGERTFFLQARGGGRLVSVALEKVQVSLLAEKLEELLAEAQRRFGVQLPEAPASAGDNDPLDTPVDEEFRVGTLGLAFDVDSATVVIEAIAAGETEVAVALGEADDDEDEDPDESDDDLDRLRVRLTPEATRAFIERARRVVNAGRPPCPLCGQPLDPAGHLCPRHNGYHR
- a CDS encoding SCO1664 family protein; the protein is MTSSELQPRQDGAAALRLLTDGELALEGRLVDASNTTLRGILTLDGLTARCVYKPVRGERPLWDFPDGTLAGREVAAYLVSRATGWDLVPPTVLRDGPFGPGSCQLWIDEPEEVEPLVGFVPAAAVPARWFPVAAARDDDGAEYALAHADDPRLARLAVLDAVINNADRKGGHVIVGPADQIYGVDHGVCFHVEDKLRTVLWGWAGQQLPPDAVEMLAGLAGQLTGRLGDELSEQLTIGEVAELAARVDRLRETGRFPLPPQDWPAMPWPPM
- the mshC gene encoding cysteine--1-D-myo-inosityl 2-amino-2-deoxy-alpha-D-glucopyranoside ligase, whose product is MESWVGHEVPRLPGMGQPLRLYDSARRGVHPSQPGGVASMYVCGITPYDATHLGHAATMITFDLVQRMWRDAGLTVRYVQNVTDIDDPLLERAERDGEDWKVLAMRETALFREDMEALRIIPPAHYVGAIESIPDIAEKVLVLLKDGAAYRLDDGTGDVYFDITAAPAFGYESNLSREQMLEIFPERGGDPDRTGKRDPLDPLLWRGARAGEPSWPGGDLGAGRPGWHIECTVIALNLLGDRIDVQGGGNDLLFPHHECSAAHAERLTGEAPFAAHYVHAGMIGLDGEKMSKSRGNLVFVSRLRADRVDPVAVRLALMSGHYRADRSWTDELLAVAQQRLARWRQAAAAPSGPSGAELLAGVRARLAEDLDTPGALAVADAWAEQALAGVAADAEAPKLFADTVDALLGIRL
- a CDS encoding GntR family transcriptional regulator yields the protein MQINPGAAEFPHRQIAAQLKAQVRRGDWGPGERLPSIPAIAEMFGVAKQTVQRAVDQLRVEGILITKPGSGTYVRGTRRRLNRLSRGRYGGFRGYHTDLAARYRQQLVSVGRAPAPPEVADAFGVPDGTDLLCRRHLVRTDESPVEVGASWFLPGDTAGTSLERAEAFGRPLYQEAEEATGRRYVTATDTISARQPSREEAETLQIRPDTPVLHLLHIAYDERRKPIEVAQATWPGPMTTLTEEYKIPAPAPDPDPDPGLVLG
- a CDS encoding PAC2 family protein, giving the protein MTEFDGLPVLRSPVAIAAFEGWNDAADASTAAVEHLEQVWEARQVAELDPEDFYDFQVSRPTITMADGETRRVEWPTTRFMVASPAGTERDVVLIRGIEPSMRWRTFCEQVLEICHSLEVERVVLLGALLADVPYTRPLPISGSASDVDAAKRYQLTPTRYDGPTGIVGVLHDACTRAEVDAVSFWVHVPHYANNPPCPKATLALLHRVEEVLDLPVPMADLAEEAAEWERRVRSAAEQDAELGEYVRELEERVGDAGITPLTGDEIAQEFEKYLRRRGGSAGPTAGSW